Genomic DNA from Paenibacillus sp. KS-LC4:
CGAACCATAGGCCGAACTGCATATCCAGCTTGCGAATACGCGCTACCAGATCATCAAGACCGCCCGGCAGCTTGTTTTTGTCAACGAACCAGTCGCCAAGCGACGAATTATCACTATTGCGCTGTCCAAACCAGCCATCATCAAGGACGAACAGCTCCATGCCTAGCTCCTTGCCAACCTTAGCTATATCCTCAATTTTATCCGCTGTAAAGTTAAAATAAGTAGCTTCCCAGTTATTGATCAAAATCGGCCTGCTCTCATCACGGAAGCTGCCGCGGCAAAGACGCGAGCGATAGAGATCATGGAAGCTGCGGGACATGCCGCCCAGCCCTTCGGAGGAATGAACGAGCACCGCCTCTGGCGTCTGGAATTGCTCGCCCGGCTCCAGTCTCCAATTGAAATCAAACGGATTGATACCGATAAACAATCTTGCGGTATGGTATTGATCAACCTCAACGCCGCCGACAAAGTTGCCGCTGTAGACGAGGTTTACACCGTACACATCGCCATGATCCTCTGTCGCCCCTTCGGACAACAGCGCGATAAATGGATTTTGCGCGTGGCTGCTGGCGCCGCGACGGCTTTCCACCGATTGCAGTCCCGGCTCAAGATGGCGGCGATGAATGTAACGCTCGCGTGCCCATGCACCAGACAGCTGAAGCATATCATAGTGGTCATTCGGCAAATCCAGGCTCATACTAAGCGCCCGCAGCAGCTGCAGCGTATTCTCTCCGCCATTAATGACACGAGCTGAGCGGGTAATCGCATTATACGATTCGAATACGGTATAGCTCAGTACGACACGCAGGCCAGAATAGCTGTCTGCAAGTGTCATTTCAAGGGTCTGTGCTTCATCCTCGCCCTCAACATAAACAGAAGGCAATCCTTCAAGCGCAGGCTTGCCTTTTATGATACGGTGGGAATCGTAACGCAGATCCGTTACCGTCGTTCCGTCAGCCAGCTGTACTTGATACGCAGGATAGCGGAAATCCGAGTTGCCGAATGCCGGATATTCCTGTGGCAGCGTGTCTAGCGATATTTTAAAATCATCCGCTTCCGTTGAAGGACTAAAAGAGCAGCGCTCCTTCAGCTCAAGCAGTCTTCCGAGCTGGCTTCCACGTACCCGCTTGCCCCAATACACATGTGCCGGATAAGCGCCTTTCACCAATCCGATTACATAGCTGGTTTCTTTCGATTGCAGATGAAAAAGCTGATTTTGTTCGTCAAAAATAATAGCCATTATTCGTTAGCCTCCTTATTATGTCCAGCTGTCCCGCTGCTTTCACGCGCCATTAGCGTCGTATTCATCATGACATGCAGCGGAACCTCGCGGCCCTCAATCCGTTCTAAAAGCAGCTGCACGGCTGTCTTGCCCATTTGCTCCGTATACGCCTTAACGCTCGTTAGCGGCGGCTGTATGAAAGCTGATACCTCAATGTCGTCGAAGCCAACAATCGCCATTTGTCCCGGCACCTCCACACCGTGCTCATGCAGCGCGTGAAGCGCACCGATTGCCATTGGATCGCTGCCGACAAAGCATGCCGTGGGACGCTCTTCCTGTCCTAGCAGCTTGTTCATCAGCTCATAGCCGCTGCCTGTTGTCCATTCCCCCGCAAGCACCCATTCCGGGCGCAAAATGCCTTGCGACTCCAGCAGGCGCTGCATATGCTTGCGCCGCGGCTCGTCGGCGGCTTGAACGACTCCTCCGCCAATATAGCCAATGCGGGTATGTCCAAGCTCCAGCAAATGCTCCATTACATCGTCAACCGCCTGCTCAAAATTCAAGTTGACCGTGTCATAATCCCGCAGCTTGCCCAGATGGTCAATCAAAACCACCTTGTGGCCCTCGTACAGCATTCGAACATCGCGCTGCGCTACACCGCCAACGACAATGAGGCCATCCAGCTGCGGATGAGGCTCCATAGTCCCACCAATGCGCCATACTTTAACGATGGCGATCCCCAATTCCTCACAGCGGCGTTCAACCCCTCTGCGAATCGACAGAAAGTAAGGATCAATATCCTCATGTTCAAGCGTAAAGCTCAGCAATAAGCCAATTTGCAGCTGTGAGCGCTGGCTTTCTTGCTTGAGCCGTTTTAGACGCGATGGCTTGTACTGCAACTTTTCCGCTATCGCGAATATGCGCGCACGCGTCTCTTCGCCAACAGCGAGCGTCATATCGTTGTTGAGCACACGCGACACCGTAGCGGCGGACACCTCCGCCATAGCCGCAATTTCTTTAATCGTTGCCATATCCTCCACCACATTCGTTTAGTTAATAAATTTACTAAATATCCTACGCTTTATTTTAGCAAATTTCTTAGAGCACGACAAGCCCGGTCTCGAGGAACGCAAAAAAGAGCCCTCCCTTGTACGGGAAGCTCCTGCTGGCTTTTCCTTATTTTACTCCTAACTGGCTTAACTTACTCATGTCCAATCTAAGGCTTACAAGCATTACGACACATGCTTATGGTAAAGCTCAATAAAACGCTCAGCCGTAACCGGAGGGCTATAAATATAGCCTTGCACCAAATCGCATTTATGCTCGCGAATAATTTGCAGCTCCTCGTCCGTTTCGACGCCTTCTGTCACAACCTTCATGTTCAGGTTATGGGCAATGACAACCAATGATTTAAAAATCATTTGCTTCTTGAAATCCGAGACAATATCATGAATAAACGATTTATCCAGCTTCAAATAATGCAGCGGAATGTTCTGCAAATAGCTAAGGGACGAATAGCCCGTTCCAAAATCATCCAGCGAAAGCCTAATGCCCAGTTGCTGCAGCTCGCGCAATATTTTCAGCGTGTGATCGGGATTATCCATAAATATCGTCTCCGTCAGCTCAAGCTCAATTTGCTCTGGCCTGACAGAGGCTTCCGTTATAATAGACTGGATCGTCTCCACAATATGCTTTTGTTGAAATTGCAGCATCGACATATTGACGCTGACCGTTAGCGCCGTGACGCCTTTCTGCTCCCACATTTTAATTTGTCTGCATGCCGTTCGCAGCACCCATTCCCCAAGCGGAATAATGAAGCCCGTCTTCTCGGCAAGCGGGATAAAATCAAGCGGCGAGATCATGCCAAACTCAGGATGGCTCCAACGTATCAAAGCTTCAGCCCCGTATATTTGTCCGGATTTCAAGTCCACCTTCGGCTGGTAATACAATACGAACTGCTCGCCTTCAAGAGCAGGGAACAGACCATTCTCCAGCTCCTGCTCCCGCTTTGAAACATCCTTCATTGATGGAGAGTACAGCCTGCTTGTATTGCGCTGCTTCTTGGCGACAAAAAGCGCTGTGTCTGCCTCCTTAACCATACGATCGCCGGTTTCCTCCGTCAGCTCGTGCTGCAAACTAATGCCAATACTTGCGGTTATGTAAAAAAGTCTGTCATTCAATCGTATAGGTTCAGCAATAGCAAACAAAATATCATCAGCTACAAGCAGCAGCGGATTCATATGATTCACGTCATTCAAAAGCACGACAAATTCATCTCCGCCAAAACGGAACACCTGCCCATTAGCACCAATGGTCTGTTTAAGGCGGTCTGCAAGCTGCTTGAGCAGTTGGTCGCCCATTGCATAATCGAGCGTATCGTTAATAACTTTAAAGCGATCCACATCAATATAAAGCAGCGCAGCCTGCTTGCTGCTGTAAGGCACGGTCTGTATTTGCTTAATATGACGCGTATAGCCATAACGATTGGGCAAGCCCGTTAGCAAATCATGAGTCGCTTGAAATTCAATCAGCTCCTCGCTCGCCTTGCGATGATCAATCATACGATTGAACTGATGCGCCATAAATTCAAATTCATCCTTCGTGTCAATGTCCAGCTTCTGATCCGTGTCGCCCTCCACTAGCGCTGAGGACACATGCACCACTTTGCGAATGTTCTGGAGCACGATTTTGCGAATGAGCCATATCATGAGCATCGTTGTGAAAATAAAAGCAACCAGAGAAATAATAACGGTGTTGCTTAAGCCTTTATAATAGTCCTTGAGCATATTGCCCTTCGGAATGATCGTTTCAAAATACCAGGTTTGATCCTTTATATGTATCGGGTTAAGCAGCCTCATTACAGTCCCGCTAATCCTCGGGTCAGAGGTATACATAATGGTCAGAGCCTGCTCCTTCAGCTCCTCTAAAGATTCGCCATCTGGCAGCGGCAAGTAGGGCTTGGATACCAATGCGCGATCCAGCCCATTTGCAAGATAGCTGTCTTCTGCCGTAATCATCGTCGTGTAGCCGCCCATAGGACGAATCTTCTCCACTTCCTGCTGCACCATGTCAAGCGAAATATCCGCTCCAACGACACCTAGAAAGTTGCCCGCATCATCCAAAATGGGATAAACAAACGACGAAATTAAAAGCCGCTCGCCGTTAATATCATAATAATAGGGCTCCAATAAAGCGAATTTCTTCGTCTTCTTAGGAATTTGGTAATAGTCCCCGTCGCCGATATGCTCATAGTTTTTATTCGGGTAAGCAACGATCCTGCCGCCTTGACGCACAATATAGGGAACAAAACGCCCCGTCTCATCATCGTAGCTGCTCTTATTGCGAAAATTCCCATCCCGATTATCGAACGCATTAGGCTCCCAAACCGTAAAAACACCAAGTATATAAGGCTGTTCCTTCACAAAATTTTCAATAAGCCTAATGGCCTCCGTGCGGTCAGCCATGTTATATTCCTTCATTTGCTGCAAGGATTTCTGTAGACTCTCAAGTCTAATTAAGGCATTATTAATGTCAATGGACATCTTGGTTATGTAAGCATTGGACTGGTTCTGAGCAACCAGTTCCCCTTGGCGCAAGCTAACGTCGTAAAGCTTCATTAATTGAATGGAAGCAAGTAAAGTGAAAGACAGGATCATGAGGGCTCCCAATGTAAAAATTAATTTATGCGCAATACCAACCCTCATTGTTTTCAAGTGCCTATCCTCCTCCAAATGAAGCTGCTTATAGAATCGACGAATTTTGCCAAATTATGATATAGTTCTAGTATACTTGACGCATTAAACCAAACACAACGCCAAATTAATTTAATATTTTAAATTGCCGCGACAAATTGCGACAATTATTGTCGAATCTCAAATGAACTGCTTTATTACCTGATAAAAAGCTGTTTTCCCGAAATTTCCGCTTGGCTGCTGCTGTGCAAAAATCTGTATTCCTCTGGTTCGTCTTCTGTATGACCGAAAGCTCCCTTACAAGAGATGGGAGCTTTCGCACTTTCCGGTTTTACTTCGGCGGGCTCAATCGAACCTGCTTTCTGCTAGGAAAAAACAGCTCTTTTAACGTCTCTTATCGTCTGCCGCGTCCTTGGAGCGTTGAAACTTGCGAATATCCTCGCGCAGCTCCTCGGCCGTTCTTCCTTCTGTTTCAAGGCCATACTCTTTCGCAGCTTGGCGCAGCATTTCCAGACGCTTAGCCCGATGCTCCGCTTTGAAGGCTTCCCACTTCGCTGGATCTTTTTCCTTCGCTGCCTTTAGCTCGCCCTTTAATTGCTCGGAGGTTTTGCCTTCAACAGCAATGCCGAAATATTCAGCCATATAACGAAGCTTGGCTAGACGATACTGCTCATGGCCCAGCGCGTGCTCGCGATGCTGCTTTTTGTGCTCATCGTGAAAATGGCCCTTGGCAGCCGGCAGCTTGTCAGTCTGCTGCTCCGCCTGCGGGCGGGCTGGCTCTGCGGCATAGGCTCCAGGAGCCATGATGGCTGCCGCAAGCAGGCATGCGGCTGCTGATCGCACTATTTTTGACTTGTTCATCCTTGGACACAGCCTTTCTTCTGAGCATAAGCGAAGAAATAAATGTCTATTTCAGACGCCTTTCATCGCCATGCCTAAGTTCATGATGCTAGGGGGCGAATTTCACTTCAACCCCTTACTTGGTTATTTTGCCCATCAGCAATTTAACATAATCATGAGAATGGCAGAAGCAGCCAAGGTGAAACGGCTATCGCCGTCCTTTAGCGGCGCGGCTCGTTTCATTCCGAGAAATATAAGCCCATTTATAAGTGCAAAACTTATAATTGGGCTTATATTTATAAAAAAAACGCCAGAGCCTCTGCTCTGACGTCCGACATTTTTGCTATTGGCTGGCAGGATTGCTTTGTGCCCCAGATGAAGCGCCGTTCTCCAGCTGCGAAAGCTCGGCAATCAGCTCTTCCCGGGAAAAATGCTCGCCAATAAACACGGCTACATCATTAACTTTCCCCTGCGGTGTTATTTTCATAAAATCGCTTTCCCCATACGCATATTGAAACAAAAAACGGCTCGCCGTATCCGTGAACGTTACGATGCCCTTCGCCCGGTACACATGCTCCGGTAAATGGTTCAGCAGCGCCTCAAACTGGACGCTGTCAACAGGCCCCTGTAAATAATGGGTCAGCGCCATTACATGGTCATGCGAATGATGATGCGCGTGCAGCTCCTCCTGCTCCTGCGAATGATGGTGATGAATATGAGCTTCATCATGCTTATGGGAGCAGCCTGGGCCACAGGCATGTGCAGACTCTACGTGCTCTTGATTGGCAGGAGGCAGCGAAGCGGAAGAGCTTGCAGCAGCCGCTTGCTGGGTATCCAGCCAAGACCACTCGTCTATGATGCAGCGCATCGTCGCAACGATTTGTGCGTGGGCGTTCAGCTCCCGCAGCGCCTGCTGCGCTTCAACCAGTTGCTCCGGATCCAGCTTGTCCACCTTATTGAGCAATAAAAAGCTCGCGCAGCGAATTTGATCCTGCATCAGCTTAAGCGTGCGTCCTTTGCCGGCACGAGTTCGCTTTAACAGCTCGGGGCCATCTACGACCGTAATAACCGCTCTCAGGTCAATGCGCATATACATGGCCGCCTCGGTCACGCCGTCCAAAATCTCCATCGGATTCGCCGCGCCCGTCGATTCAATGACGATAATATCAGGCTGATGCTCATCCATCAGCAGCTTCATCTCCAGGCTCAAGTCACCGCGAATCGTGCAGCAAATACAGCCGCCCAGCAGCTCGGCCATCGGCACCTCGTCCCCGACCTCTTGCCCATCCAAATTAATATCGCCCAGCTCATTCATAATGACGGCTGCTTTCTTACCCTCAGTCTGCCAGTAATCGAGCATACGCTTCAACAGCGTCGTCTTGCCGCTGCCGAGAAACCCGGTCAGCAAATAGACGGGCACTGGTGGTTTGCTATTTTCCATCTTCAAAACTCCCGTATCCATTATCGTCCTTCTACATAAGCTTTATTATATCGTAATTGTTACGTTGTCGCACCATAAATACGGCCCCAGCTATGTAAAAGCCCGGAGCGCGGGATGCTCCGGGACGATTAAACCTATTTCATGGTTATGCATGCTCTGGAAATGATGCAAAACCTTATAAAGTTAAGTGACCTGCCTTCAGGCATCCATAATCATTCATTAGATGAAAGCACGAGTGATGATAACGAGTAGAATGAAAAGGACGAGGATCGCCCCTACGTTAGTGAAAAGACCACCGCCGTGGCCGTAGCCTGCACCTGCTAAATTGTAGCTCATTTGTTCAACTCCTTTTTGTTCAGATATACGTTCCTGCGACCCAGCGCCTAGCCCGGCACCGAGCCGCCTGATCCTATAACTGGACTATAGCCAGCAAGCGCGAGTAATAATAACAAGCAGGATGAAAAGCACGAGAATCGATCCTACGCTTGTGAAAGCTCCGCCTACACCGTAAGGGGCACAGCCAGTTCCAGCGTTTGCCACATTGTAGCTCATTTGTCCATCTCCTTTTGTTGAAGTACACAGTATCCTATGGACGAAATGGCGAAACGGTATAGGCACTTGCAAGAAATGTGCGTTTGCCCTGCTGGCTGCGAGCTTGCTGGCTTTAGGAGTCTTTTATGCAAAAACCTTGTCAAATCCGGCCTTTGAGCGGCTTAGCAGCTCATCCGGCGTTTCCTCAGGAGCAGTCTGGGTCAATATCTCCTGTACAACTGGCCCCTTGTAGCCGATGTCTGCGAGCGCAGCGAGAAAGCCTTTCAGGTCAACAACCCCTTCGCCCGGGTAGAGACGGTCATTGTCCAACAGCTCAGCAACAGGCAGATCACGTGCGTCATTGATGTGGACATGCACGACCTGATCAGCTCTGAGGCCCCGCAAATGCTCCGGCGTAAAGCCCGTCGTATGGCAATGATAAGCGTCTACCAGCAAGCCGACATTTGGCCGATTAATCGCCGAGATAAGGGCAAGCGTCTCCTGGGCCGTCCATATAAAAGGATTCGCCCATGCTGTCCGCAAATGATGCGGCCCCACAAACTCCAGCGCAAACCGAATGCCATATGCGTCCAAAATGTCGGCAATTAGCCGCAAACGGGATACCGCAAGCGCTGTGAACAGGGCCGATTTGTAGTCCGTCGAAGGTAAAATATACGTACAGCAGGCTGTACCTCCCAATTGTGCAGCCGCAGCCGCATGCAGCGGAAGCTGCTTCAGACCTTCCCGAAACTGCTCATCCGTGCCGCGCCATTCCACATTCAGCCCTATTGCACCTAAAGTCACCTGATGGTCAGACAGCAGCTTTGCCGCTCCTTGCTCTCCATGCTTGTCTACAAGCGCCTTGGCATCTAGATCAACGACATTAAAGCCATATGCTGCCGCTTTTGCAATCAGCTGTTCATCTGTAATAGCGCCTAATCCCGACTTGCTTAATCCTCTAATCATTCCCCTACACCTCTTCCCAGTTAAATAGCACGCCTAAATATTCATCCTTCTTATTGCGTAAGCCTTCATAAGCAGCAGGTGCATCAGCAGGGCTCATCATATGACTGATGAGCGGTTCGATCTTCAGCTTGCCATCCTGCATCAGGCGGAATACGACCTCAGAATTACGAACAAGGGAATGCTTCACGAAAGCTTCCGGCGTTAGCGGATAACGCCATTCATGTGCTCCCTTGAACGTCACGCAGCCGCGTCCATTCAAATGAATGCTGTTGAGCAAATCGGTTACATTGCTTTGCAGCTCTCCCCTAGGGCTGCCAAGCAGTATCGCTTCCCCATATTGGCCGACAAGCGCTACATTGTCCAATATCACCTGCGGCACCCCAGTCGCCTCAATAAGCGTAGATACCCCTTTGCCGCCCGTCAACTCCATAACCTGCTTATACGAATCCGCCCCTGCCTCAATGGCGTGCTGAATGCCGCAGCTTTGGGCGAGATCCCTGCGTTTTGTGGCCAAATCCATGCCAATAACCGAAGCGCCTTGAAGCCCGGCCAGCTGCGCAGCCATATTGCCGATGAGGCCAAGGCCTGTCACTGCAACATAATCGCCAAGCTCAATGGACGATACTCGCGTGCTTGTCATCGCTACCGTAGCCATTCGCGTGAATGGCGCCCACGCTAGTGGCAGGCTGTCCGGCACTTTAAGAAATACACCGCTTGTCGTTGTCAGCTCATAGCGGGAATGCTTCCCGTAATGAAACACCCTATCGCCAATTTGGAAGCCCTCAGCAGCCTCTGGTCCCATAGCCACAATTTCACTTGCTGCCGCATAGCCCGGCACAGACGGCATCGTGAACCAGCCTTCGCCCCCGGAAAGACACGCAAGCTCCGTGCCGGGGCTAATGAGCGTATAATGCTTTTTCACCAGCACCTGATTGCCTGTAAGCTCTGGAACCTGGGCTTGCAGCTCCTCCTGCTTCACTTCTACTTTCCATGGGGCTGTAAACTCAATTTGCGTATTTTTCATGAGATGCACTCTCCCGTTATGTAGTGGTTGGAGGACTACCGCTTATGACGCTCCGAATAGGACTGGAGGCTTCGGCCTTGAATTGGCTGGGCGTCAAGCCCGCCTCCCGTTTAAATATGCGGCTAAAATGATGAATGCTCGAAAGCCCACTGCCCGTCGCTATCTCAGTCAACGTCTCCTTGCCCGCCATAATCCTTTTTTTGGCATGCTCCATGCGCACATATGTCAAATACTTATGAAGCGTGACACCCGTCTGCTCTTTAAACAAGCTGGACAAATAGCCCGGCGACAGCCCCGACTGCTCGCTTATGCGGTCATTGTCCAGTTCAGGATCGGCATAATGCTGTTGGATAAAGTCAATACATTGCTGAATCGGCGCCCATGCTTTCGCCTGCTGGCCTTCCTGACGCTTTTGCCCGCTTTGATTACGCAGAAAAAGCACCAGCAGTTGCAGCGCAATTGCCTTAAGCTCCAGCTCGCTAGTTGCTCCGCCTTCAATGAATCTTTTTCGCATAATGGGAAAAAGCTTTT
This window encodes:
- a CDS encoding alpha-galactosidase — its product is MAIIFDEQNQLFHLQSKETSYVIGLVKGAYPAHVYWGKRVRGSQLGRLLELKERCSFSPSTEADDFKISLDTLPQEYPAFGNSDFRYPAYQVQLADGTTVTDLRYDSHRIIKGKPALEGLPSVYVEGEDEAQTLEMTLADSYSGLRVVLSYTVFESYNAITRSARVINGGENTLQLLRALSMSLDLPNDHYDMLQLSGAWARERYIHRRHLEPGLQSVESRRGASSHAQNPFIALLSEGATEDHGDVYGVNLVYSGNFVGGVEVDQYHTARLFIGINPFDFNWRLEPGEQFQTPEAVLVHSSEGLGGMSRSFHDLYRSRLCRGSFRDESRPILINNWEATYFNFTADKIEDIAKVGKELGMELFVLDDGWFGQRNSDNSSLGDWFVDKNKLPGGLDDLVARIRKLDMQFGLWFEPEMVSPNSELYRAHPDWCLHVEGRRRTEARNQLILDLSRADVRDYIVKTISDVLASAPITYVKWDMNRNMSEIGSALLPAERQRETAHRYMLGLYEVLERITSAFPHILFESCSGGGGRFDPGMLYYMPQTWTSDNTDAVSRLKIQYGTSLVYPISSMGSHVSDIPNHQVGRNTPLETRGNVALSGNFGYELDLTKFTDDEKETVKGQIALYKEIRHLVQFGDFYRLSSPFEGNIAAWMFVSKDKSEAFAVYTSVLQEPNAPLDRFVLKGLDPSRDYVWEENGETYGGDELLYAGLASPQFHNDYASKVYRFRAVGV
- a CDS encoding LacI family DNA-binding transcriptional regulator, whose translation is MATIKEIAAMAEVSAATVSRVLNNDMTLAVGEETRARIFAIAEKLQYKPSRLKRLKQESQRSQLQIGLLLSFTLEHEDIDPYFLSIRRGVERRCEELGIAIVKVWRIGGTMEPHPQLDGLIVVGGVAQRDVRMLYEGHKVVLIDHLGKLRDYDTVNLNFEQAVDDVMEHLLELGHTRIGYIGGGVVQAADEPRRKHMQRLLESQGILRPEWVLAGEWTTGSGYELMNKLLGQEERPTACFVGSDPMAIGALHALHEHGVEVPGQMAIVGFDDIEVSAFIQPPLTSVKAYTEQMGKTAVQLLLERIEGREVPLHVMMNTTLMARESSGTAGHNKEANE
- a CDS encoding EAL domain-containing protein; translation: MRVGIAHKLIFTLGALMILSFTLLASIQLMKLYDVSLRQGELVAQNQSNAYITKMSIDINNALIRLESLQKSLQQMKEYNMADRTEAIRLIENFVKEQPYILGVFTVWEPNAFDNRDGNFRNKSSYDDETGRFVPYIVRQGGRIVAYPNKNYEHIGDGDYYQIPKKTKKFALLEPYYYDINGERLLISSFVYPILDDAGNFLGVVGADISLDMVQQEVEKIRPMGGYTTMITAEDSYLANGLDRALVSKPYLPLPDGESLEELKEQALTIMYTSDPRISGTVMRLLNPIHIKDQTWYFETIIPKGNMLKDYYKGLSNTVIISLVAFIFTTMLMIWLIRKIVLQNIRKVVHVSSALVEGDTDQKLDIDTKDEFEFMAHQFNRMIDHRKASEELIEFQATHDLLTGLPNRYGYTRHIKQIQTVPYSSKQAALLYIDVDRFKVINDTLDYAMGDQLLKQLADRLKQTIGANGQVFRFGGDEFVVLLNDVNHMNPLLLVADDILFAIAEPIRLNDRLFYITASIGISLQHELTEETGDRMVKEADTALFVAKKQRNTSRLYSPSMKDVSKREQELENGLFPALEGEQFVLYYQPKVDLKSGQIYGAEALIRWSHPEFGMISPLDFIPLAEKTGFIIPLGEWVLRTACRQIKMWEQKGVTALTVSVNMSMLQFQQKHIVETIQSIITEASVRPEQIELELTETIFMDNPDHTLKILRELQQLGIRLSLDDFGTGYSSLSYLQNIPLHYLKLDKSFIHDIVSDFKKQMIFKSLVVIAHNLNMKVVTEGVETDEELQIIREHKCDLVQGYIYSPPVTAERFIELYHKHVS
- a CDS encoding GTP-binding protein translates to MENSKPPVPVYLLTGFLGSGKTTLLKRMLDYWQTEGKKAAVIMNELGDINLDGQEVGDEVPMAELLGGCICCTIRGDLSLEMKLLMDEHQPDIIVIESTGAANPMEILDGVTEAAMYMRIDLRAVITVVDGPELLKRTRAGKGRTLKLMQDQIRCASFLLLNKVDKLDPEQLVEAQQALRELNAHAQIVATMRCIIDEWSWLDTQQAAAASSSASLPPANQEHVESAHACGPGCSHKHDEAHIHHHHSQEQEELHAHHHSHDHVMALTHYLQGPVDSVQFEALLNHLPEHVYRAKGIVTFTDTASRFLFQYAYGESDFMKITPQGKVNDVAVFIGEHFSREELIAELSQLENGASSGAQSNPASQ
- a CDS encoding YjcZ family sporulation protein produces the protein MSYNLAGAGYGHGGGLFTNVGAILVLFILLVIITRAFI
- a CDS encoding YjcZ family sporulation protein, whose amino-acid sequence is MSYNVANAGTGCAPYGVGGAFTSVGSILVLFILLVIITRACWL
- a CDS encoding sugar phosphate isomerase/epimerase family protein, whose amino-acid sequence is MIRGLSKSGLGAITDEQLIAKAAAYGFNVVDLDAKALVDKHGEQGAAKLLSDHQVTLGAIGLNVEWRGTDEQFREGLKQLPLHAAAAAQLGGTACCTYILPSTDYKSALFTALAVSRLRLIADILDAYGIRFALEFVGPHHLRTAWANPFIWTAQETLALISAINRPNVGLLVDAYHCHTTGFTPEHLRGLRADQVVHVHINDARDLPVAELLDNDRLYPGEGVVDLKGFLAALADIGYKGPVVQEILTQTAPEETPDELLSRSKAGFDKVFA
- a CDS encoding zinc-binding dehydrogenase, with protein sequence MKNTQIEFTAPWKVEVKQEELQAQVPELTGNQVLVKKHYTLISPGTELACLSGGEGWFTMPSVPGYAAASEIVAMGPEAAEGFQIGDRVFHYGKHSRYELTTTSGVFLKVPDSLPLAWAPFTRMATVAMTSTRVSSIELGDYVAVTGLGLIGNMAAQLAGLQGASVIGMDLATKRRDLAQSCGIQHAIEAGADSYKQVMELTGGKGVSTLIEATGVPQVILDNVALVGQYGEAILLGSPRGELQSNVTDLLNSIHLNGRGCVTFKGAHEWRYPLTPEAFVKHSLVRNSEVVFRLMQDGKLKIEPLISHMMSPADAPAAYEGLRNKKDEYLGVLFNWEEV
- a CDS encoding AraC family transcriptional regulator produces the protein MAFSAAVLKNISPFVRFVKTTKSAELSGEWLDYDHVFTFIEQGKADFILNGVRYQLKEGDAIVMPPLMTHFIRSTSSEPLIQYIFHFDLYQDEARGRWQSIGIASGEQLIVPQREQLLQGLHPVSAIGGSDRMELKKLFPIMRKRFIEGGATSELELKAIALQLLVLFLRNQSGQKRQEGQQAKAWAPIQQCIDFIQQHYADPELDNDRISEQSGLSPGYLSSLFKEQTGVTLHKYLTYVRMEHAKKRIMAGKETLTEIATGSGLSSIHHFSRIFKREAGLTPSQFKAEASSPIRSVISGSPPTTT